CCCTCATCGTGATTCTGGCCCTGTATTTCTTCGGGGGCGGTGTGATTCACGATTTTGCCTTTGCTCTGCTCATCGGCGTTGTGGTGGGTACCTATTCGTCCATTTACGTGGCCAGTCCCATTTTGCTCGGCTTTTCCGGCAGCAAGGGGGCGGGCAGTGAAGGAGCTCCGGCCACGGCCAATGCCTCCTGACGCACCACATTCATACACAGACGCACCAAAAAAGGCGGTCCCGCAAGGGGCCGCCTTTTTTGGTGCGTCATGTCGGTAAGGTTGTTTCGGGTAACCGGGAGTATATTACTCTGCCGAGGGCTTGCCCTGTTTTTGCTTGAAGATCTCCGGCGGTCTTGTGGTATCGCCATTGGCGTTGGGGAAATCCTTGAACATGACCGCCTTGGTTCCTGTTTCCAGGAGATGGCGGGCCTCGGCCATGAAGTTGTTGAACCGGTGCTTGCACTCGTAAAATCCGTGCCACCATGTGTAGTCCGGGGCCATCATGGCCGTACCCATGCGCGCCCGGCGTCCTTCATGGTGCCAGAGTTCGTAGAATTCCACTTCCAGTTTTTCGTCAAAGAATCGTGATTGGTCCAGAATGCCCTTGGCATAGAGTTGGTCGAGCATCGCTTTGGCCGGTTTGAAGTACACCTCGTTGTATTCCTGAACAGCCCGGTCCAGCTTGACGTAATGGGCGTCCACCCAACTCTTGCCATGGCATTGCATGCAGATGGCCTTCATCTTTTCCTGTTCCGCAACACCGTTTGTCTGGGCGGGGAAGGCTTTGAAATCCTCAGGTCGAACGGTCAGAGGCGCCTGGAGCTCCCAGCCCAGGCGTTCGGTCACGTCATGAGTGGTCATGACCGAACCCGAACCCGACATGTGACAGGCCGAGCAGCTGGGGGTTCTGTAGTCCACACCGGCCGTCCAGGTTCCCGGGGCAGCCGACCAGTTGTAGGTATGGCCAAAGGCGTCATAAATGGCCCCGTGCTTGGATTCGGTATAGATTTCTATTTGAGGATGGTCGGGACCGAGATGGCATTGTCCGCAGGCCTCGGGCTTTCTGGATTCTTCCACGGAAAATTTGTGCCGGGTGTGGCAGGAGGAGCAGCTTCCCAGGGAACCGTCCATGTTCAGCCGGCCAACGCCCACATTGGGCCAGGTGGACGGGTCAAGACGCCCGTCCTCTGTCTTTTTGAGGATGGTTCCGTGGCAATAGTAACACCCTGCTGTGCGTTCCCAATCGCTGTTCATGCCCTTGTTGAGCCAGGGATCGATTTTCCACATGATTTCGATGGTATTGGCGTGTTTGCTTCGGGAGTATTGCTTGACTTCATCGGGATGACACCTGGAGCAGTCCTTGGGAGTGACGGCCGCAGCCACAGGTACCCGGTATTTCTTGGTACCCCATGGGTTGTCCGAACGCTGGTACTGCTTGTAGTGGACGTCTGATACATCGGGATCGTGTTCCTCGGCCTGATGGCAGTCAATGCACGTGATGTTGGCGCTGGCGTGGCGACTGCTTGCCCAGTCCACAAACAGGCCGGGAGATTCCGTCTTGTGGCATTCGATGCACGCCTTGGCCTGTTGAGACATGCCTCGTTCAATGCGAAATTCCTTGACCTTCTCCATCTGGGCACCAGCTGGCAGTGCGATCCAGACCATGAGAAGCAGCGCAAACACGAATCCTGTTTTGGTGCGGCCAGTCATAAAACCCTCCTTGGCAAAGATGGTTGCGTGATGATCGAGCCGGGACAAGGCGTGCGGATTGAATCAGAGACTGGATGCGCCTTCCTGGCAGGTCTTGAAGTCGTAATGCGTCCTGTCGTTGTGGACGAGGTCGTAATGACAGTCCACGCACTTTTTTTCATAGCCCGGTCGGGGATAAAGAACCTGTTTGTGAGCGAGCATGGCTCCCCGGTTCCTGGGCAGATAGGCAATGTTCCGATGGCATTTCTGGCACTGGTTGTTCTTGAACGAGGCATAGGCCTGGGCCCTGTTTTTGGCATGGTCATAGTCTTCCGGGCCGTCCATGGTCAGGTGGACGAACACGTCCTTGAGACCGTGCAGGGTCTTCATGTAAAAAAAGTTGATGGTGTCATGGGGAGCGGGAAGATGGCAGTCCATGCAGTCGGCCACGAACCCCTGATCATTGTTCACATGGGTCGATGTTTTCCAGGTGTTGTAGGCCCAGCGGATCTCATGGCAGGAGGCGCAGAAACTCGGTGTCGATGTTCTGACCATGGTGTAGTAGGTCATGCTGAAAAGCGGGAAGGCAATGACGATTCCAATGATGATCCATAAAAACGGACTGAATTTTTTCATCATTTCCCCCGGAAAGTTGCGGATCAAGGTTGCTGATCAAACAGTGACGGGCAGCCCTGGTGCACGGTTCATAACAGATATTACCCTGACCCGTAGCGTAAACCGCATGTTGTAGCAAGGGTTTCCTTGCATTTGTGAGCACAGAGTCAACAATTTTCTGTTCGGAAAAAAGAAAGACGGCTCTGCAACAGACGTTCTGACCCTGCTGCAGGAAGTGCGGGTGCGTGGTACATGGGCGAAGCAAGTCGGCCCAGGGAAGGCGGGAAGTGCCTGCGGAAAGCCCGAAGGATGGGTGCGCACCAAACGCTTGTGCAACACGTGGCGCCGGACACATGGACAAAACCCCTTTGCCATTGCTGCAAACAATGCTAGCCTTGCCGGACAGACATGCACCTTTTCAGGGAGAGTCGGGATACATGCTAGAACAAATCATGGCATTCGTGCCTTTTGCGGGCGTTGTTGCGGCTGTTGTGGGCATTTTGTGGGCGGCGCACTGGTTGCTCATTGGTCGGCAGGCCGAACTGGGCAATGAGCGCAAATTTTCCCGTCAGCTGATCATGCTCGGTTTGACCATTCTGGGGCTTCTTGCATCCGTGCTGGCCCTGCCGATCAACGACAGTTCGCGCAATCAGCTGATCGGCCTGGTGGGGATTGTCATCTCCGGTATGCTCGCCTTTTCGTCCACAACCATCATTTCCAATCTGATGGCCGGGATCCTGCTGCGTATCACCAAACCGTTCCGCGTGGGTGATTTCATCCGTATTGGCGATCATTTCGGGCGGGTAACGGAACGCGGACTGTTTGATACGGAAATCCAGACGGAAACCCGTGAACTCATTGCCCTGCCCAATACCTATTGCATCAGCAATCCCGTGGCAGCCACCCTCAGTTCCGGAACCATCATCTCGGCAACCCTTTCATTGGGCTACGACCTTGATCACGTGAGAATCGAGCGCTTGCTCGAAGAAGCCGCCTCCACGTGCGGGCTCCGGGAACCCTTTGTCCATATCATGGAATTGGGCAATTTTTCCGTAACCTATCGCGTGTCCGGGTTTCTTGATGAACCCAAACGTCTCATTTCCGTGCGTTCCACCCTTTACGGGTGCGTTCTGGATGCCCTGCATGGCCAGGGCATTGAAATCCTGTCACCTGCCTACATGAACCAGCGGCAGGTGGGGGCGGAAACACCGGTCATTCCTTCCAACGTGGCCATGACGACGCCCAAGCAGACGGATGCCTCTCCCGAGGATATTGCCTTTGACAAGGCGGACAAGGCCGAAAAACTGGAGAACAGGAAACAGCGTCTGGGTCAGGAAATTGAAAGACTGGAAACCCTGTTGAAGGAGGATCTGGAGGAGGAGAAGAAAAAGGCGGCAAAAGAAGACCTTGAGCAGACCAAACAACAGCTCAAGGAGCTTGATGAAAAGGTCGACCCGGTACAGGAGTGATGGCACCGGGTTCATGACTCTGGCGCGCGAGGCGTAAGTGCCAGCTTTGTGGGCGGACAGGCCGCAACCATGCCGTCAAGACGGAGAAACCGCGCCCAAGCGGGATGCTGGCGGCATGGACGCTTTGGTCATGTCCGGGGATCAGCGGGGGTAGGCAAGATCGTCGTCTTCCATTTTCTGCTTGTTGTACTCCTGTTCGACAAGCTGAAACTCTTCAGCCATGTGCCGAAGGAGTTGGAGGGATTCTTCGGCCTTTTGGGCGTCCAGGATATGCAGGGCAAAACCGGCATGCACAATGAGATATTCCCCCACCCGGGGAGGTCTTTCCAAAAGCATGGTTGAGGCCTGCAAAAAGGTCTGGCCGTTGCCGACGCGGCAGCGGGCAATACCGTTTTCAAGGGATTCTACTTGTGCTGGAACTGCGAGACACATACGCTACCTCCATGGGCAACACCGGGATCCTGTTCACGGAAGGTTCCTCCAACATCTTGGACTTCCTGGAGAACACGATCCGCCATGAGTGGAAGATTCCTGGTGCAGGTGGGTGAAAGTTGGATGGACATGGTTTCCATATCCTCGGGTTCCATGCCGATGATGACCGCCTGGGGACAATGCCCTGCCAGCTTGCAGAAAATGAGGGTGTCCACGAGATCGGTCTGGTGCATGGAGTTCCTGAAGGAAATGCTCTTGCGCAGATCATCCCCGGTGAGCCGGTAGATACTGCCCGGCGGTTCGTTGCCCAGCACGGCATCCAGCACGATGAGCTGGTCGCATTGCATGATGGGGTCCATGAGTTCAATACCCAGGGTGCTTCCGTCCCGCAAGGTCACGTTGTCGGAAAAGGCGTATTTTTCAATGAGATAATTCACGGCCCTGACACCGATACCTTCATCGGTGAACAGGATGTTGCCCACACCCAGAATGAGTATGCGAGGCGATTTGTTTGAGGCTGCAGTCACCACGGTTCCCCTTGTGGTTGCGTTGGTTCCCCCGGCAACAGGGTTGCCGGGGGAGAGATGTTCTTACAGAATCTTGAACTTGTGGACTTCATTGGTTCTGGAATCGATCACATGCACGCCGCAGGCGATGCAGGGATCAAACGAATGCACTGTACGCAGGATTTCCACGGGCCGCGCGGCATCAGCCACCGGCGTATCCATGAGGGCCTCCTCAACAGCACTGGGCTTCCCGGCGGCACAACGGGGGCCGAGATTCCAGGTGGAGGGCACAACCAGCTGGAAATTGCCGATCTTGCCGTCCTCGATACGGATCCAGTGACTCAGCCCGCCGCGGGGTGCACCGACAAAACCAACACCCCTTGCTTCCTTTTTCATGTCCCACTTGGTGCAGAGGTCCTTCTTGCCAGCAGCCAGGTTCCCCTTGAGCTGCATGATCCAGTTTTCCATTTCCCGGGCAGTGATCAGGGTCTCGATACCGCGGGCCGCGGTCCGTCCCAGGGTGGAAAAGAGCGCTTCCTTGCCAACACCCAGTTTGCCAAGAACCATGTTCACCGTATCCACGGTGGGCTGGTGTCCCCGGCTGTAGGCGATGAGCATATGGGCCAGGGGACCGACTTCCATGGCCTCGCCCTTGTACCGGGGCGCCTTCATCCATGAGTAGCGCTCCTTGTCTTCCAGACTGGTATATTGGGGATCGGTAACCCCTTCGTAGGGATGGGATGCCTTGCTGCCCTTGTACCAGCTATGGGCCAGATGTTCTTCCACATATTGCGGTTCAAAGGGATCCACCTTGCCCAGCTTCCGGTTCATGATCACGCCCGGAGGAAAATAACGGCTTTCCAGGTCGTATTCATCCGTGGGGAATTCACCAAAACTCATGAAATTGGTACACCCGCCAATGGAAGCCCAATCCTTGTAGGCACCCCCGATGACCAGAAGATCGGGAATATATACCTGTTCGATAAAGGTTTTGACTTCGGCATGCAGGTCTTCGAATTCCTTGATTCTTTCGGGGCGCAAACTGTCATAGCAGGTAACTCCGCCCACAACCGTAAACTGGGTATGGGGGTTCTTGGCCCCGAAAATGGCCATCATGCGTGCGGCCTTGACCTGCAGGCGCAGGGCCTGGAGATAATGGGTCGTTGCAATGAGGTTGACTTCGGGGGAGAGATAATAGGCTTCGTGTCCGCCCAGGAAATACGCATTGGTGAAAATGCCCAGCTGGCCGGATTCAACCAGGGCCTTGAGCTGTTTCTGAACAGCCAGGAATTCCTCGGCCGTATGTTTGCCCGGGTAATTCTGGGCCGCGATTTTTGCCGCCTTGAGGGGATCGGCGTTTATGGCAGCGGCCACATCCACCCAGTCCAGGGCGTGGAGGTGGTAGAAGTGGACAATGTGGTCATGAAGATACTGGGCACCTAGGACCAGGTTTCTGATGAGGGTGGCATTTTCCGGAATATGCACATCCAGGGCGTTTTCAACACAACGTGTGGACGCAAGGGCATGGGTGTAGGTACACACGCCGCAGGTGCGCTGGGTGAAATGCTGCGCATCCTGAGGATCGCGTCCCTTGAGAATGATCTCCAGTCCCCGGAAAAGCTGGGCGCTGGACCAGGCCTTGGTGACCCTGCCATCGTTCACCTCCACTTCGATGCGCAGATGGCCCTCGATTCTGGTGATGGGATCAATGACAATAGGGCCGCTGAAATTGCCCTTGGGAGTGGCAACGGCCGCTGGAGCGGCTTTGGGATGACAACCGGACATATTATGAATCCTCCTTGAAATATGAATCCTTTTCAGTTTGCCGACAGGTACCGGGGAACGCACTCGAGGACTGCGACACGATTCGTGTCATCAAGCCATCGTCCCCTGGCACCAGGGACAACAAGATGCAATACCATGCAGAACCTTTCTTGGCCCGGTAAAACAACCTTTGGCCAGGGTTCATGCACGGGTTCAGGTGGTTATGCCTCTTCGTAAAAGGGGCTCATGGCATCCCAGAAATCGGGCTCGCTGCAGCCGATGCAGGGATGACCCGCTTCAACGGGCCAGTTGGTCTGGTTGAATTTGATCTTGGGGCAGTTGTTATACGTATAGGGCCCTTTGCAACCCAGTTCATACAGGCACCAGCCATTGCGTGCCTCTTCGGAGTCAAAGGATGGGGCGAATTCGCCGTTTTCAAAATGTTGTAGCCGGGGGCACTGATCATGGACGGTTTCCCCATAGAACATGACCGGTCGCCCGGATTCATCCAGCTCGGGCATCCCCTTGGTCAGCAGATGGACCACGGTGCCCACGAAATTATAGGGATTGGGGGGGCAGCCCGAAATGTTGATGGGCTTGACACCAAGGTGTTTCAATGCATCGCCGATGCCCTTGGCACCCGTGGGATTGGGGGCGGCAGCCTGGACACCGCCGAACGTGGCGCATGTGCCCATGGAGATGACCGCCTTGGCCTTGGGAGCGATTCTGCTGCAGATTTCCAGCATGGTGTGGCCGGCGATTTTGCCGTAGATGCCGTTGTCTTTGGTGGGAATGGCTCCTTCAATGACACAGATGTATCCTTCGGGATTTGAAACAGCCTGCTCCAGTGCCTCTTCAGCGGCCTGACCGGCAGCCGCCATCAGGGTCTCGTGGTAATCAAGGGAAATGGTGTTGAGAATCAGATCCCCGATATAGGGAGCCACTGTGCGCAAAAGCGCTTCGGAACACCCGGTACATTCGGCGTTGTGCAGATAGACCACCGAAGGCCGTTTTTTCATGGTCAGCGCCTCGGCTACCTGTGGCGCAAAGGAAGCGTCCATTCCCATGACTGCGGCCACAGCGGCACAGAATTTCATGAAATCACGCCGTGAAACCTCTCCATTGGCAAGGTGTGCTTCGGCACATCCCTTTCCAAGCCCGTTGAGACACGTCATTTTTTCCCCCTTGTGTAAGAGTGAGAACATCCTGAAAACAACCGGTCAGAATGCATTGCCCTTTGGGTTGTCCTGTGGGCAAATGCTTCTGGAAACTGCAATAAATCGTGTTTATGACCGATTGTTATGTCAAAGAACACAAAAATGCAATGGGGAACGGCAAAATAAGCTCTGTCAATTGTACGATGCAAATGTATTTGCATTTCCTATGCGTGGTGCCGGCAATGCGTTGTATCCGCATCCCGCTTCTGCCGCATGGATGTCATACGGTGACCGTTTCGCCAGGCTGGAGGGGCTTCGGGATCTGCAGGCCTGGTCGTTGTCCGGAACGCAACAGATGGATCGGATCCACCATGGTATGCCTCTTCGGAATGTTCCGGCCAAGGGCATTGTTCAGTCGGTTGTCATGCCCAACACCGGAAAGTTGGCAGCCATGAGGGGTTCTCGTTGGTCCAGGTGATGCTGGTCAGGATTGGCGGATGCGCTGTTCCCGGGCAACATTGTTTCGAATTGCACAGTTGCATCCATGCGGTTTCCGGGAACCGGGTTCTTTTTTGCTGGTCAGAATATATTTGCTCGTGTACGATAGCAATGCATGACAATCTGCCATGGCATCAACAGATTCACGGGTATGCTTGTTCTTGCCATGTTAGATGGGATGATGGACGTGACAAGCCTTGATGCATGCCCTTGTCATGACGGCACGTGGTGGTGCTTGCGTGCAGGAGACAAATGAGGTGTTTTCTGTTGCTTGTAAAATGCGGAAACGTTCATGGCGGAACATTTTTTGAAAAACTCCGGGATATTGTCCTGTGCTGGCAGGTAGTCATGAGATCCCGGGATCATCCTGAGGTTGGCATGAAATGGTTTGTGCGCATGATGGTCCTGTTGTGGACTCTGCCTGTGTGGGCTTCGGGAGACTATTTTGCCTCGGACAGGCAGGCCATAGTGGAGGGATTGACGGCAGCGCCCCGGGTTGATTCCCGCGGTCACGAAGCATTGCGCAATGTCCGGACCCTGCGTGTGTGTCCGTCAGACAAGGGAACCGAGATGGTCGAGATCAATGTGTCTGATCAGGTTCCCCGGGTTCAGATGCGCATCCAGTTCGCCACCAATGCCGACGTGCTCGACAGGTCGTCCCTGCCCATGTTGCGAGAACTTGGGGCGGCCCTGCATGATTCCCTGCTGGAGGGAAAGCCTGTGCGCATTGCCGGGCATACCGATAGTGACGGGGATGCCGGGTACAACCTCGAGCTCAGTTTGCGTCGGGCCCGACGGGTTGCCGACTGGCTGGCAACCCATGCCAACATTGATGCCCGCAATTTCCAGATCGTGGCTTTGGCGAAGGGGTTCCCCTGGTTCCCAATACCAGTGCAGCCAACAAGCGGAAAAACAGGCGGATGGAGATCAGTGTACTGTCATCCGGCTTTGAGAAGAATATGTCCGAAACAGAGCTGTCTCCATCGCTGTCCCCGGAAGGCATAGCCTGGTGAGGATTGCGTCGACATGAGTCCGGAAGTTCTGCCTGATGATACCTAGTCGAACCTGAAAAATTTAATTTTTTGAATTTAAGAACACAATCGCGTATTAAAAGAGTTCTGAAATGTTATAATTTTTATCAAATTGGAACAAAAAAAATACAACATCCGGATAAATTTCCGGAAATTGAATGCTGCACAGGCCATGAAAAGGTTTATAGAGTCACCAATCTTGCCCTTGAGATAATTTCTCAACATTCTGTGATCGCTTTTAAGATGCCCTATTATTGGTTCAATAGCGGCCCTTCGTCTGAAACGCTTTCGTGCTTTATGTTTATCACTTGCTTTTCCTGAAACTTTTCCAGCTTCAGGAATTTCAATGCATGTTTCTCCGACCCAGCGCTTTCCGCGGTATCCGCGATCACATATAGCTGTGGCGGGACGTTTGCCAACGATATCTTCGACCTGGTCAAGAACATCCGGTAACGTATGACCATCAAAGGAATTTCCTTGAAAAGACAGCGCTCCAACAATGATGCCGGAGGACTTGGTCACGGTCACGGAGGCCTTGGCTCCAAACTCGTATTTTTTATGTGCTTTGCCTTTACAGATACAGGAAACATCCGGCTCATGAAGGCTATAAATCTTTTTGGAATCAGTGCGTTGCTGACGTTGAACCCGGTCGTAAAGATCCAAGGATTCCTTGTTGGCTTCCAGTGCTTTTGGCGAAAGTTTACGGTTTAGTTCACGGATCAAGATCCCTGCGATGGTGCGTAATCGCTTAATCGCCCGGCGGGCATCATCCTTGTTGCGACCTCTTGATTTGAAACGGATGGTTCGCAGCAGGCTTTTGGTTTCCCTCTGATAACTGCGGCGGAGCTTTACGTTTTCAACCTTGGCCAATTTGCGACAACGTTCCACGATTTTAATCAACAATTTCGAATCAGTGGAAAAGGTGATATTCTTCTCTTGGACGGTAGAGTCAACGACTACTTCTGACTCCTTGGCGTTATCACCGTGCAAAGAGACAGACACCTCAAAAATCTTGCGCACACCGTCTTCGCCTATACGACGTCGAAAATACGTCAACTCAGACGGATTGCACGGCAGTTTCCAAGTGAATCGCTGCTGTCCGCAAAATGCCTGGAAATAAGGATTCTGTGTCCAAATCTCGACAACACGCTCGTCACTTAGATTCTCAAGTTGCTTCAGGATGAGAAGGCCGACCATCAGACGAATAGGTTTTGCGGGACGACCGGATGTCGCATAAAGCGGTTGAAAACTTTCTTCGAAAATCTGCCACGGAATGACCTTGGCCAAGCCAAGCAGATAATTTCGGGGATCAAGTTGATCAATCAAATCTGGACAGAGAAAACTGCGCTGACGGTTCGGACTTTTGGACTTCATCGTAGGTTGACCTCGGAAGAATTTCGACCAGAAAAAATACAGTAGCACTACATTATCTGGTTATTTGAAATACATTATTTCCGAGTAATTATCAATTAATTTCAGCATATTATTTGTTTTTCAGGACCGACTACCTAGAAGCATGGCCCGACAACAAGCATGAAACACCCCTGCCATCCTACGTGGTCATGAAAATGGACTACGGGTTTTTCCCGGTTGTTCTCCAGGGAGCTGGGAGGGTGAACCGTCCGAGATGTAGCATTATGTATTGATTGTTTTTTAAAAGGAAATATATTTCGGCATGTTGTAGATAAATAGATGGCATTGTCGCCTCCGGGAGGTGCCATCTTTTTGTTTCGGGCCCGAAGGGTGCATTAAGGGGTGATGGTAGGGTGTTATGGTAGGGTGTGGCATACTGATTGCGCGGTTAACATAATGCATGGAGTGTGCTAGCATCTCCCCTTCGCATTGACTGGATGATGAAGGTGGTGGCTCGAAGCTGGGCAGGATGTGTGGGCATCACCTTGGAATTGCTGCTATGTTGTTGCCTCTTGGGGGGCCATCCCATGCCGGGGTCTTGGCCCATGATCGGAAAGGATTTTATGAAACGTACCAAGCGTGTCCTGGTGGGCAAGAGAGTCTGCAACGGACAACGCGTCGCGTTTGCTTTGGCCTGTGTGACGGTGCTTTTTTGTTGTGTGCTGTTTGCCGGGACCGTGATGGGCGCGACCTGTCAAACCGATTTGTCGGACAGAGACACAAGGGAGCTGATTTTTGCCACGCCCGTCAACCAATCCGTTTTTACCCGCTATCTGCGGGACGTGTTCCGGGAAATCAGCAGGCGGACGGGCCTGGCCTGTCGGATTGTCGAGCTTCCCGGAGCACGCTGCCTTGTGGAAGCGAACAGGGGAGATGTGGACGGGGTGCCGGCACGGATCGCCGGGTTGGCTTCGGACGGCTATGCACATCTTCTTCGTCTGCATACCCCCATTTACACGGTTGAGCATATTGTTTTTCTGAATCGGGAGCATGTCCCAAATGTGCATGATCTGCAGACATTGTTGCAGGTTGTCCGCAACAAGAATCTTGTGGTGGCGTACAGTCGTGGAAGTATGAAGGCGTCTTCCCTGCTGGCTGAGCTTCCGGAAAAAAACAGGGTTCCCCTGGAAGCCCCGGAGCAGGCCTTCATGATGCTTTCCAGGAACAGAATTGCCGCCTACCTTGCCGGACCGGGACTGGTCAGCAAGGTCCTTCTCAACTCCTTGCAGAACAAGCCAGAGTGTCGTGAAAGCATGAAACATATCGTTCCTGCATTTGTTGTTTCAAGAACGCAACTGTTTCCATACGTGAACAAGAAAAACAGGGACCTGGTCAATACCCTTGAAGGGGCAATGTGTTCCATGCAAGCTGATGGAACACTCAAACGTTTGCAGATGAAATGTTTTGAGACAGTGTGCGGGGAATGAATCGTGAAGCCTATCAGTAGGACATTGTCTTTATGCCTTTCGATTGTCATTATATCTGCATCGATCTTGATTTCTGTATGCTATTCATATTTTCTTATTTCAAAGGAAAAAAATCACTATATCGCTCAGATCAACGAGGAAGCTGATTTTTTCGCCGACAAACTCGCATTGAGCTTGTGGAAATACGATGTCACGTCCATGAACTATCTGGGCAACATGGCCATGGGGCTTGGCCATGTCCAGTCGATCAGCATATTTGATGAGTCATCAACGCTTTTGTCTTCCCACGAGAATGTTCAAGGCAGGGATCACATCACCCTGCACAGGGATATCTCCTATCAGGGCCACCAGGTCGGTTCTCTGGACGTGACCTTTGCACCGTTTGATGCCGGCCCCATATGGGTGCGCACCATGCTGGCCGCAGGTGGCCTTCTTGTGCCCATTCTGGTTCTCTCGGTTCTGGTCGTCATGTTCATTGTCCACCACTACCTTTCTCTCCCCCTCAATGAATTGCTCGCATACATTCAGTCGGTTTCGGAAGGACATTACGGCCGTGTTCTTTCCCTCAAGGGGGGGCTGGAAATGGTTTCCATTGGCAGATCCATGCAGAATCTGTCCAGGGAACTGCAATGTCGGGAAGAGCGACTTCACGAGCAGGAACGTGAGCTCAAGGAAAATCTTCTGAAATACAAGACCCTTTTTTCAACCATCCCCATGGGCATTGTTGTTACCGATCCCCAGGGAAAGATCCTGGAGCTCAATCCGCATTATGAGAAGATTTTCGGCATTGCACGCAACGAGCACGTGCCCCGGGCCAAGGCTGACAAACGGTTGGAGGTCCTGCGTTCCGATGGCACGCCGGTTCCT
The Desulfoplanes formicivorans DNA segment above includes these coding regions:
- a CDS encoding multiheme c-type cytochrome, with amino-acid sequence MTGRTKTGFVFALLLMVWIALPAGAQMEKVKEFRIERGMSQQAKACIECHKTESPGLFVDWASSRHASANITCIDCHQAEEHDPDVSDVHYKQYQRSDNPWGTKKYRVPVAAAVTPKDCSRCHPDEVKQYSRSKHANTIEIMWKIDPWLNKGMNSDWERTAGCYYCHGTILKKTEDGRLDPSTWPNVGVGRLNMDGSLGSCSSCHTRHKFSVEESRKPEACGQCHLGPDHPQIEIYTESKHGAIYDAFGHTYNWSAAPGTWTAGVDYRTPSCSACHMSGSGSVMTTHDVTERLGWELQAPLTVRPEDFKAFPAQTNGVAEQEKMKAICMQCHGKSWVDAHYVKLDRAVQEYNEVYFKPAKAMLDQLYAKGILDQSRFFDEKLEVEFYELWHHEGRRARMGTAMMAPDYTWWHGFYECKHRFNNFMAEARHLLETGTKAVMFKDFPNANGDTTRPPEIFKQKQGKPSAE
- a CDS encoding NapC/NirT family cytochrome c; amino-acid sequence: MKKFSPFLWIIIGIVIAFPLFSMTYYTMVRTSTPSFCASCHEIRWAYNTWKTSTHVNNDQGFVADCMDCHLPAPHDTINFFYMKTLHGLKDVFVHLTMDGPEDYDHAKNRAQAYASFKNNQCQKCHRNIAYLPRNRGAMLAHKQVLYPRPGYEKKCVDCHYDLVHNDRTHYDFKTCQEGASSL
- a CDS encoding mechanosensitive ion channel family protein, whose product is MLEQIMAFVPFAGVVAAVVGILWAAHWLLIGRQAELGNERKFSRQLIMLGLTILGLLASVLALPINDSSRNQLIGLVGIVISGMLAFSSTTIISNLMAGILLRITKPFRVGDFIRIGDHFGRVTERGLFDTEIQTETRELIALPNTYCISNPVAATLSSGTIISATLSLGYDLDHVRIERLLEEAASTCGLREPFVHIMELGNFSVTYRVSGFLDEPKRLISVRSTLYGCVLDALHGQGIEILSPAYMNQRQVGAETPVIPSNVAMTTPKQTDASPEDIAFDKADKAEKLENRKQRLGQEIERLETLLKEDLEEEKKKAAKEDLEQTKQQLKELDEKVDPVQE
- a CDS encoding HypC/HybG/HupF family hydrogenase formation chaperone, which codes for MCLAVPAQVESLENGIARCRVGNGQTFLQASTMLLERPPRVGEYLIVHAGFALHILDAQKAEESLQLLRHMAEEFQLVEQEYNKQKMEDDDLAYPR
- a CDS encoding HyaD/HybD family hydrogenase maturation endopeptidase, producing MTAASNKSPRILILGVGNILFTDEGIGVRAVNYLIEKYAFSDNVTLRDGSTLGIELMDPIMQCDQLIVLDAVLGNEPPGSIYRLTGDDLRKSISFRNSMHQTDLVDTLIFCKLAGHCPQAVIIGMEPEDMETMSIQLSPTCTRNLPLMADRVLQEVQDVGGTFREQDPGVAHGGSVCVSQFQHK
- a CDS encoding nickel-dependent hydrogenase large subunit; its protein translation is MSGCHPKAAPAAVATPKGNFSGPIVIDPITRIEGHLRIEVEVNDGRVTKAWSSAQLFRGLEIILKGRDPQDAQHFTQRTCGVCTYTHALASTRCVENALDVHIPENATLIRNLVLGAQYLHDHIVHFYHLHALDWVDVAAAINADPLKAAKIAAQNYPGKHTAEEFLAVQKQLKALVESGQLGIFTNAYFLGGHEAYYLSPEVNLIATTHYLQALRLQVKAARMMAIFGAKNPHTQFTVVGGVTCYDSLRPERIKEFEDLHAEVKTFIEQVYIPDLLVIGGAYKDWASIGGCTNFMSFGEFPTDEYDLESRYFPPGVIMNRKLGKVDPFEPQYVEEHLAHSWYKGSKASHPYEGVTDPQYTSLEDKERYSWMKAPRYKGEAMEVGPLAHMLIAYSRGHQPTVDTVNMVLGKLGVGKEALFSTLGRTAARGIETLITAREMENWIMQLKGNLAAGKKDLCTKWDMKKEARGVGFVGAPRGGLSHWIRIEDGKIGNFQLVVPSTWNLGPRCAAGKPSAVEEALMDTPVADAARPVEILRTVHSFDPCIACGVHVIDSRTNEVHKFKIL
- a CDS encoding hydrogenase small subunit, which translates into the protein MTCLNGLGKGCAEAHLANGEVSRRDFMKFCAAVAAVMGMDASFAPQVAEALTMKKRPSVVYLHNAECTGCSEALLRTVAPYIGDLILNTISLDYHETLMAAAGQAAEEALEQAVSNPEGYICVIEGAIPTKDNGIYGKIAGHTMLEICSRIAPKAKAVISMGTCATFGGVQAAAPNPTGAKGIGDALKHLGVKPINISGCPPNPYNFVGTVVHLLTKGMPELDESGRPVMFYGETVHDQCPRLQHFENGEFAPSFDSEEARNGWCLYELGCKGPYTYNNCPKIKFNQTNWPVEAGHPCIGCSEPDFWDAMSPFYEEA
- a CDS encoding OmpA family protein, whose product is MKWFVRMMVLLWTLPVWASGDYFASDRQAIVEGLTAAPRVDSRGHEALRNVRTLRVCPSDKGTEMVEINVSDQVPRVQMRIQFATNADVLDRSSLPMLRELGAALHDSLLEGKPVRIAGHTDSDGDAGYNLELSLRRARRVADWLATHANIDARNFQIVALAKGFPWFPIPVQPTSGKTGGWRSVYCHPALRRICPKQSCLHRCPRKA